A window of ANME-2 cluster archaeon genomic DNA:
TTGTAAAACGAGCAATTTTAAACTTTAAAAACCGCAATACCGGGAGGGTGTTGATACCATCAGATCCATTGGATATGATGGCAGGATTTAGTGCTGAAGCGATCATTGCGGCACTTGGTGGAAGTTTAACACCGTTGATCGATGCGATAAAAGAAGGGAAGATCAGGGGTATTGCTGCTCTGGTCGGGTGTAACAATCCCAAGGTGGTGCATGATAAGAACCATGTTGAGATGACAAAGGCGCTGATCAAGAAGGATATTCTTGTAGTTGAAACAGGATGTAGTGCAATTGCATGTGCAAAAGCAGGTCTTCTACTCCCTGATGCGGCAGATATGGCAGGAGAAGGTTTAAAATCACTCTGCAGATCGCTTGGGATACCACCTGTCCTTCACATGGGCTCCTGTGTTGATATAAGCAGGATACTCGTTGTTGTAGCCTCTATTGCAAACGAGCTTGGTGTTGACATATCAGACCTTCCAGTTGCAGCGGCAGCGCCCGAATGGATGAGCGAGAAGGCTGTCAGCATAGGGACTTATGCAGTTGCATCAGGAATATTCACGCTTCTTGGACTTCCTCCGGCAATTATGGGAAGTTCAAATGTTGTGGAGCTTCTTACAGCAGGTGCAGAGGATATTGTCGGTGGTAAGTTTGCAGTTGAGACTGATCCGATAAAGGCAGCAGAAATGATAAGCGATGTGATCGATGATAAGCGCAAGGGTTTGGGATTATAGCAAAAAATGCAATGGGTGCCACTGAATTCATTCGGGGATGGCGCGGACGGGGCTTCGTAGATCGCCAGTGCATATTCGAGGTAGGATCGGTAATATGGTTGAGAGGGTTTTTGGATGAATAAGCAATGCTCGTTATGTAAAATTTAGCAAAACACCAATTATCAATTCTTGAAGACGGCGCAAATTATCAGCTAAAGAGCAATTCTTTTTTTGGAATAGATTCGTTGTGCTATATTTAAGTAACTACAAATCTAATTATTGAACATGCAATTCACTGTAAAACTCGAAGAATCAGATGAAGGTGGATATACTGTCCAATGTCTTGAACTTCCTGCTGCAATAAGCGAAGGAAATACCAAAGAAGAAGCTTTGGAAAACATTAAAGAGGCAATTCAACTGGTTCTTGAAGTCATGCAGGAACAAGCTCGCTCGTATACAGAAGTTTTTAAGGTGGAAGTAGCCAGTGCTTAAACTTCCTTCTGTGTCTGGCAAAAAAATAATCAAATCTTTGAATAAGATGGGGTTTATTATTG
This region includes:
- a CDS encoding type II toxin-antitoxin system HicB family antitoxin, with translation MQFTVKLEESDEGGYTVQCLELPAAISEGNTKEEALENIKEAIQLVLEVMQEQARSYTEVFKVEVASA